Proteins from one Neodiprion fabricii isolate iyNeoFabr1 chromosome 5, iyNeoFabr1.1, whole genome shotgun sequence genomic window:
- the LOC124183790 gene encoding uncharacterized protein LOC124183790 isoform X5 produces MEKLRDAHLCPHCSKLCCYVCIRRWLTEQRSQCPHCRASLHLHELVNCRWVEEVTQQLDTLQAVGISNSRHEDSSRDRCTTHHEKLSVYCWTCRRCICHQCALWGGTHSGHTFKPLEEVYEQHVTQIKDEVGQLKRRLMELISLVQEVERNVESVRAAKDERVREIRNAVELMIARLDSQLKAKLLTLMGQKNSLTQETEQLEALLQEVEHQLHSCTRSELIVKSAELSRMIHQVRKKPMASFVTAPVPADFHSEIVPGYDSATFAMQQFTQLQLKADPVYSAPLHVNGLCWRLKVYPDGNGVVRGNYLSVFLELSAGLPETSKYEYRVEMIHQGSRDTSKNIVREFASDFEIGECWGYNRFFRLDLLATEGYLNTELDTLILRFQVRPPTFFQRCRDQQWYISQLVTVQNQYATQINELKERLAIEISRNAVTATRASSGATICDPSAESIGTSSTQQQQLPGAGDPLLSPNCVQLRIFDPFSPVNITSTRSIQNIVPSGSLTGTGSGSRILPSSTAQLLPMRELRDVKNIRLLGSVSTLSSPSSKTNMKQQRAGSINAATRSPRNGGSCQTDGSAGDCQALVSHSPVPSRSSPTMLNQQPSTLSSSSSSSDSGELSEHDIYLDDCDHHDTNLGILDDNFNDENDVDDETMSGENDVDAAESLVGWLPRKRVDPQEARENFRDATRLRRGDGLEDEIMLLHLFEMQDRKSAWSDPSLWSSSLVLNHHPDENCDSKNVPATLQHTGSVSMRQGTMTPSHTAANCTHKHSELDDLHTGPNFPGPHKSHSIAHLCQSQLPSDQRPEVPQADNTFHQDSIKAIASGIQTTRSEPTTCSNSVDREKDVAKASGSQSVDTNVPTTSDLMVPDLALGSNKIMSRHISSLQQSLPLSIGKTAGDQDRTKISEFEKLLETIQLSPCLQEDTAACLVKLRQNLAGESKNSNCSSNSVPSPLSLGYEGPSTSSLGSNLLPDPISNCNNYSWSPPLYQPHKHG; encoded by the exons ATGGAAAAGCTGAGGGACGCTCATCTTTGTCCACACTGCAGCAAATTGTGCTGCTACGTCTGCATCAGGCGTTGGTTGACAGAGCAGCGTTCCCAGTGCCCCCATTGTCGTGCATCTCTCCATCTCCATGAACTTGTTAATTGTCGTTGGGTAGAAGAAGTGACTCAACAGCTTGACACGCTTCAAGCTGTCGGCATATCCAATTCACGTCACGAAGACTCATCAAGGGATAG GTGCACAACGcatcatgaaaaattatcagtcTATTGTTGGACCTGCCGTCGCTGTATCTGCCATCAGTGTGCTCTGTGGGGGGGTACTCATTCTGGACATACATTTAAACCCTTGGAGGAAGTTTATGAGCAGCATGTTACTCAAATTAAGGACGAAGTTGGACAGCTAAAACGACGGCTTATGGAACTCATAAGTCTTGTACAAGAAGTG GAAAGGAATGTCGAGTCTGTGAGAGCAGCAAAAGATGAGCGAGTGCGCGAGATAAGGAATGCTGTTGAGTTAATGATTGCTCGTCTCGATTCTCAATTAAAGGCCAAACTTTTGACTTTGATGGGTCAGAAGAATTCTCTCACTCAAGAAACTGAACAACTCGAAGCTCTGCTGCAAGAAGTTGAACACCAGCTTCATTCGTGTACCCGTTCAGAACTTATTGTAAAAAGTGCAGAGCTCTCGCGAATGATACATCAAGTCCGAAAAAAACCAATGGCTAGTTTCGTCACTGCACCTGTACCTGCCGATTTTCACAG TGAAATAGTGCCGGGGTATGATAGCGCGACATTTGCAATGCAACAGTTTACTCAATTGCAACTGAAGGCAGATCCGGTCTACTCGGCACCGCTGCATGTCAATGGACTTTGCTGGCGATTAAAAGTTTATCCGGATGGAAATGGAGTAGTCAGAGGGAATTACCTTTCCGTCTTTTTAGAGCTCAGCGCTGGATTGCCGGAAACGTCAAA GTATGAGTATAGAGTTGAAATGATACATCAGGGCTCCAGGGATACTAGTAAAAATATAGTACGAGAGTTTGCCTCTGACTTCGAAATTGGAGAATGTTGGGGCTATAATAGATTCTTTAGACTGGACTTACTTGCGACTGAGGGATATTTGAACACAGAATTGGACACGCTGATATTAAG ATTCCAAGTGAGACcaccaacattttttcaacgctGTAGAGATCAGCAGTGGTACATCAGTCAATTAGTCACAGTTCAGAATCAGTATGCGACGCAAATAAATGAGCTGAAAGAG cGATTAGCTATAGAAATATCACGGAATGCAGTGACGGCTACAAGAGCAAGTAGCGGAGCTACTATATGTGATCCATCAGCTGAATCCATTGGAACATCCTCCACCCAGCAGCAGCAACTCCCGGGCGCAGGAGACCCTCTTCTCAGTCCCAACTGCGTCCAATTGCGTATTTTTGATCCCTTCTCACCGGTTAACATCACTTCCACCAG GTCAATACAGAATATAGTGCCTAGTGGAAGTCTAACTGGCACAGGGAGTGGAAGCAGAATCCTTCCTAGCAGCACAGCACAGCTATTGCCAATGCGTGAGCTGagagatgtaaaaaatattcgacttCTTGGTTCAGTTTCCACATTGTCTTCACCTTCTTCGAAAACAAACATGAAACAGCAAAGAGCTGGTAGTATAAACGCGGCAACAAGGTCTCCAAGGAACGGAGGATCTTGTCAAACTGATGGATCAGCAGGAGATTGTCAGGCCTTGGTGAGCCATTCACCAGTTCCATCCCGCTCCTCTCCTACCATGCTCAATCAGCAGCCTTCCACACTTTCGTCCAGCAGCAGTAGCAGTGATAGCGGC GAACTCAGCGAACACGACATATATTTGGATGACTGTGACCACCATGATACTAATCTGGGAATCTTGGACGACAATtttaatgatgaaaatgacGTTGATGACGAAACTATGTCCG GAGAAAATGATGTTGACGCTGCGGAGTCATTGGTTGGATGGTTACCCAGAAAACGAGTCGACCCGCAAGAGGctcgtgaaaatttcagagaTGCTACCAG GTTACGAAGAGGTGATGGCTTGGAGGATGAAATAATGCTTCTTCACTTGTTTGAAATGCAAGATCGGAAGTCTGCCTGGAGCGACCCGTCTTTGTGGTCCTCATCATTGGTTCTAAATCATCATCCGGATGAAAATTGTGACTCTAAAAATGTTCCGGCAACACTGCAACACACTGGATCAGTATCAATGCGTCAAGGCACAATGACTCCCTCTCACACTGCAGCCAATTGCACACACAAGCATTCTGAGTTGGACGACTTGCACACTGGCCCAAATTTCCCGGGTCCGCATAAGTCTCATTCGATTGCACATTTATGTCAATCTCAACTGCCATCCGATCAAAGGCCTGAAGTACCTCAAGCTGATAATACTTTTCATCAAGATAGTATCAAAGCTATCGCTTCGGGAATTCAGACAACTAGGTCCGAACCTACAACGTGCTCAAACTCAGTAGATCGCGAAAAAGACGTGGCAAAGGCATCAGGAAGTCAAAGTGTGGATACCAACGTGCCTACAACATCTGACCTGATGGTACCAGATT TGGCTCTTGGCAGCAATAAAATTATGTCGAGACACATCTCATCTCTGCAACAATCATTGCCGTTATCTATTGGTAAAACTGCTGGTGATCAAGACAGGACGAAAATATCAGagttcgaaaaattgttggaaaCAATTCAATTATCACCTTGTTTGCAAGAAGATACGGCCGCCTGCCTTGTCAAACTGAG GCAAAATTTAGCCGGTGAATCTAAGAACAGTAACTGTTCAAGTAATTCTGTACCATCTCCACTTTCCCTGGGCTATGAGGGACCATCGACATCTTCGCTGGGTAGTAATTTACTTCCCGACCCTATTTCAAACTGCAATAATTATAGCTGGTCTCCACCATTGTATCAACCGCATAAACATG gttag
- the LOC124183790 gene encoding uncharacterized protein LOC124183790 isoform X3, which produces MASRDSSAVMKSADDHSVETLAEVFRCFICMEKLRDAHLCPHCSKLCCYVCIRRWLTEQRSQCPHCRASLHLHELVNCRWVEEVTQQLDTLQAVGISNSRHEDSSRDRCTTHHEKLSVYCWTCRRCICHQCALWGGTHSGHTFKPLEEVYEQHVTQIKDEVGQLKRRLMELISLVQEVERNVESVRAAKDERVREIRNAVELMIARLDSQLKAKLLTLMGQKNSLTQETEQLEALLQEVEHQLHSCTRSELIVKSAELSRMIHQVRKKPMASFVTAPVPADFHSEIVPGYDSATFAMQQFTQLQLKADPVYSAPLHVNGLCWRLKVYPDGNGVVRGNYLSVFLELSAGLPETSKYEYRVEMIHQGSRDTSKNIVREFASDFEIGECWGYNRFFRLDLLATEGYLNTELDTLILRFQVRPPTFFQRCRDQQWYISQLVTVQNQYATQINELKERLAIEISRNAVTATRASSGATICDPSAESIGTSSTQQQQLPGAGDPLLSPNCVQLRIFDPFSPVNITSTRSIQNIVPSGSLTGTGSGSRILPSSTAQLLPMRELRDVKNIRLLGSVSTLSSPSSKTNMKQQRAGSINAATRSPRNGGSCQTDGSAGDCQALVSHSPVPSRSSPTMLNQQPSTLSSSSSSSDSGELSEHDIYLDDCDHHDTNLGILDDNFNDENDVDDETMSGENDVDAAESLVGWLPRKRVDPQEARENFRDATRLRRGDGLEDEIMLLHLFEMQDRKSAWSDPSLWSSSLVLNHHPDENCDSKNVPATLQHTGSVSMRQGTMTPSHTAANCTHKHSELDDLHTGPNFPGPHKSHSIAHLCQSQLPSDQRPEVPQADNTFHQDSIKAIASGIQTTRSEPTTCSNSVDREKDVAKASGSQSVDTNVPTTSDLMVPDLALGSNKIMSRHISSLQQSLPLSIGKTAGDQDRTKISEFEKLLETIQLSPCLQEDTAACLVKLRQNLAGESKNSNCSSNSVPSPLSLGYEGPSTSSLGSNLLPDPISNCNNYSWSPPLYQPHKHG; this is translated from the exons ATGGCAAGCAGAGACTCTTCTGCTGTTATGAAAAGCGCCGATGACCACAGCGTCGAG ACACTGGCAGAAGTTTTTCGATGTTTCATTTGTATGGAAAAGCTGAGGGACGCTCATCTTTGTCCACACTGCAGCAAATTGTGCTGCTACGTCTGCATCAGGCGTTGGTTGACAGAGCAGCGTTCCCAGTGCCCCCATTGTCGTGCATCTCTCCATCTCCATGAACTTGTTAATTGTCGTTGGGTAGAAGAAGTGACTCAACAGCTTGACACGCTTCAAGCTGTCGGCATATCCAATTCACGTCACGAAGACTCATCAAGGGATAG GTGCACAACGcatcatgaaaaattatcagtcTATTGTTGGACCTGCCGTCGCTGTATCTGCCATCAGTGTGCTCTGTGGGGGGGTACTCATTCTGGACATACATTTAAACCCTTGGAGGAAGTTTATGAGCAGCATGTTACTCAAATTAAGGACGAAGTTGGACAGCTAAAACGACGGCTTATGGAACTCATAAGTCTTGTACAAGAAGTG GAAAGGAATGTCGAGTCTGTGAGAGCAGCAAAAGATGAGCGAGTGCGCGAGATAAGGAATGCTGTTGAGTTAATGATTGCTCGTCTCGATTCTCAATTAAAGGCCAAACTTTTGACTTTGATGGGTCAGAAGAATTCTCTCACTCAAGAAACTGAACAACTCGAAGCTCTGCTGCAAGAAGTTGAACACCAGCTTCATTCGTGTACCCGTTCAGAACTTATTGTAAAAAGTGCAGAGCTCTCGCGAATGATACATCAAGTCCGAAAAAAACCAATGGCTAGTTTCGTCACTGCACCTGTACCTGCCGATTTTCACAG TGAAATAGTGCCGGGGTATGATAGCGCGACATTTGCAATGCAACAGTTTACTCAATTGCAACTGAAGGCAGATCCGGTCTACTCGGCACCGCTGCATGTCAATGGACTTTGCTGGCGATTAAAAGTTTATCCGGATGGAAATGGAGTAGTCAGAGGGAATTACCTTTCCGTCTTTTTAGAGCTCAGCGCTGGATTGCCGGAAACGTCAAA GTATGAGTATAGAGTTGAAATGATACATCAGGGCTCCAGGGATACTAGTAAAAATATAGTACGAGAGTTTGCCTCTGACTTCGAAATTGGAGAATGTTGGGGCTATAATAGATTCTTTAGACTGGACTTACTTGCGACTGAGGGATATTTGAACACAGAATTGGACACGCTGATATTAAG ATTCCAAGTGAGACcaccaacattttttcaacgctGTAGAGATCAGCAGTGGTACATCAGTCAATTAGTCACAGTTCAGAATCAGTATGCGACGCAAATAAATGAGCTGAAAGAG cGATTAGCTATAGAAATATCACGGAATGCAGTGACGGCTACAAGAGCAAGTAGCGGAGCTACTATATGTGATCCATCAGCTGAATCCATTGGAACATCCTCCACCCAGCAGCAGCAACTCCCGGGCGCAGGAGACCCTCTTCTCAGTCCCAACTGCGTCCAATTGCGTATTTTTGATCCCTTCTCACCGGTTAACATCACTTCCACCAG GTCAATACAGAATATAGTGCCTAGTGGAAGTCTAACTGGCACAGGGAGTGGAAGCAGAATCCTTCCTAGCAGCACAGCACAGCTATTGCCAATGCGTGAGCTGagagatgtaaaaaatattcgacttCTTGGTTCAGTTTCCACATTGTCTTCACCTTCTTCGAAAACAAACATGAAACAGCAAAGAGCTGGTAGTATAAACGCGGCAACAAGGTCTCCAAGGAACGGAGGATCTTGTCAAACTGATGGATCAGCAGGAGATTGTCAGGCCTTGGTGAGCCATTCACCAGTTCCATCCCGCTCCTCTCCTACCATGCTCAATCAGCAGCCTTCCACACTTTCGTCCAGCAGCAGTAGCAGTGATAGCGGC GAACTCAGCGAACACGACATATATTTGGATGACTGTGACCACCATGATACTAATCTGGGAATCTTGGACGACAATtttaatgatgaaaatgacGTTGATGACGAAACTATGTCCG GAGAAAATGATGTTGACGCTGCGGAGTCATTGGTTGGATGGTTACCCAGAAAACGAGTCGACCCGCAAGAGGctcgtgaaaatttcagagaTGCTACCAG GTTACGAAGAGGTGATGGCTTGGAGGATGAAATAATGCTTCTTCACTTGTTTGAAATGCAAGATCGGAAGTCTGCCTGGAGCGACCCGTCTTTGTGGTCCTCATCATTGGTTCTAAATCATCATCCGGATGAAAATTGTGACTCTAAAAATGTTCCGGCAACACTGCAACACACTGGATCAGTATCAATGCGTCAAGGCACAATGACTCCCTCTCACACTGCAGCCAATTGCACACACAAGCATTCTGAGTTGGACGACTTGCACACTGGCCCAAATTTCCCGGGTCCGCATAAGTCTCATTCGATTGCACATTTATGTCAATCTCAACTGCCATCCGATCAAAGGCCTGAAGTACCTCAAGCTGATAATACTTTTCATCAAGATAGTATCAAAGCTATCGCTTCGGGAATTCAGACAACTAGGTCCGAACCTACAACGTGCTCAAACTCAGTAGATCGCGAAAAAGACGTGGCAAAGGCATCAGGAAGTCAAAGTGTGGATACCAACGTGCCTACAACATCTGACCTGATGGTACCAGATT TGGCTCTTGGCAGCAATAAAATTATGTCGAGACACATCTCATCTCTGCAACAATCATTGCCGTTATCTATTGGTAAAACTGCTGGTGATCAAGACAGGACGAAAATATCAGagttcgaaaaattgttggaaaCAATTCAATTATCACCTTGTTTGCAAGAAGATACGGCCGCCTGCCTTGTCAAACTGAG GCAAAATTTAGCCGGTGAATCTAAGAACAGTAACTGTTCAAGTAATTCTGTACCATCTCCACTTTCCCTGGGCTATGAGGGACCATCGACATCTTCGCTGGGTAGTAATTTACTTCCCGACCCTATTTCAAACTGCAATAATTATAGCTGGTCTCCACCATTGTATCAACCGCATAAACATG gttag